From the Dunckerocampus dactyliophorus isolate RoL2022-P2 chromosome 12, RoL_Ddac_1.1, whole genome shotgun sequence genome, one window contains:
- the LOC129190854 gene encoding cytochrome c oxidase subunit 7A2, mitochondrial, with protein MNQFVRVPALIGRTFSTSNRHLRNKVPEAQKLFQEDNGLPVHIKGGVGDVLLYRATMTLTIAGSCYSMYWLLVASMPHKKA; from the exons ATGAATCAGTTTGTG AGAGTTCCGGCTCTGATCGGCCGGACCTTCAGTACATCTAACAGACATCTGAGGAACAAAGTTCCAGAAGCCCAGAAACTCTTTCAG GAGGACAATGGACTGCCGGTCCACATCAAAGGGGGGGTGGGTGATGTTCTTCTGTACCGCGCCACGATGACACTGACTATTGCAG GAAGTTGTTACTCCATGTACTGGCTGCTCGTGGCCTCCATGCCTCACAAGAAGGCTTAG
- the rnaset2l gene encoding ribonuclease T2-like isoform X1 — protein sequence MYLFQTSAEPMTMFCSLLSLLVCLSPAALLSDVTAAWEGHAQDYKHGRPYEELSNSLPCSWKCLTFTLQWPAGFCQSLDNISLCKIPPSVNTWLIHGLWPMKALRCCSCWPIFLSDIQEVQEFLEEQWPSLIKSRSNFHFWKEEWEKHGVCAACVEGLNSPLQYFQTCLKLRQHFDLQKVLEDGGIRPSCERPYKLSEVLNVLVPLIGDKCEIQCVTDDQEREVWFQVKIRLSRNMTVGCAHHDYNLGTTPISKGHPCPSEGSFYFFPIDHLRPLQPCE from the exons atgtacctTTTCCAAACTTCTGCAGAACCAATGACGATGTTCTGCTCGCTGCTGTCTCTTCTGGTGTGTCTGAGTCCTGCAGCTCTGCTGTCTGACGTCACTGCTGCGTGGGAAGGCCACGCGCAGGACTACAAACATGGCCGACCATACGAAGAGCTGAGCAACAGTTTGCCTTGTTCATGGAAGTGTCTCACGTTCACGCTGCAATGGCCTGCAGGCTTCTGTCAG TCTCTAGACAACATTTCTCTGTGCAAGATTCCTCCCAGTGTCAACACGTGGTTGATCCACGGCCTGTG GCCCATGAAGGCGCTGAGATGCTGCAGCTGCTGGCCCATCTTCTTGTCTGACATTCAG GAGGTGCAGGAGTTTCTGGAAGAACAGTGGCCTTCTTTAATCAAAAGCAGATCCAACTTCCATTTTTG GAAGGAGGAGTGGGAGAAACATGGAGTGTGTGCGGCGTGCGTGGAGGGATTGAACTCTCCGCTCCAATACTTCCAGACATGCCTGAAACTGCGGCAACACTTCGACCTGCAAaa AGTACTGGAGGATGGTGGGATCAGGCCGTCCTGTGAACGACCCTATAAG CTGTCTGAGGTGTTGAACGTTCTGGTTCCTCTAATTGGCGACAAGTGTGAGATCCAGTGTGTCACAGACGACCAG GAACGGGAGGTGTGGTTTCAGGTGAAGATTCGTCTGTCTCGCAACATGACTGTGGGCTGTGCTCACCATGACTACAACCTGGGGACCACACCCATCTCCAAAGGACACCCCTGCCCATCTGAGGGCTCTTTCTACTTCTTCCCCATTGACCACCTGCGGCCGCTGCAACCCTGCGAATGA
- the rnaset2l gene encoding ribonuclease T2-like isoform X2, with translation MTMFCSLLSLLVCLSPAALLSDVTAAWEGHAQDYKHGRPYEELSNSLPCSWKCLTFTLQWPAGFCQSLDNISLCKIPPSVNTWLIHGLWPMKALRCCSCWPIFLSDIQEVQEFLEEQWPSLIKSRSNFHFWKEEWEKHGVCAACVEGLNSPLQYFQTCLKLRQHFDLQKVLEDGGIRPSCERPYKLSEVLNVLVPLIGDKCEIQCVTDDQEREVWFQVKIRLSRNMTVGCAHHDYNLGTTPISKGHPCPSEGSFYFFPIDHLRPLQPCE, from the exons ATGACGATGTTCTGCTCGCTGCTGTCTCTTCTGGTGTGTCTGAGTCCTGCAGCTCTGCTGTCTGACGTCACTGCTGCGTGGGAAGGCCACGCGCAGGACTACAAACATGGCCGACCATACGAAGAGCTGAGCAACAGTTTGCCTTGTTCATGGAAGTGTCTCACGTTCACGCTGCAATGGCCTGCAGGCTTCTGTCAG TCTCTAGACAACATTTCTCTGTGCAAGATTCCTCCCAGTGTCAACACGTGGTTGATCCACGGCCTGTG GCCCATGAAGGCGCTGAGATGCTGCAGCTGCTGGCCCATCTTCTTGTCTGACATTCAG GAGGTGCAGGAGTTTCTGGAAGAACAGTGGCCTTCTTTAATCAAAAGCAGATCCAACTTCCATTTTTG GAAGGAGGAGTGGGAGAAACATGGAGTGTGTGCGGCGTGCGTGGAGGGATTGAACTCTCCGCTCCAATACTTCCAGACATGCCTGAAACTGCGGCAACACTTCGACCTGCAAaa AGTACTGGAGGATGGTGGGATCAGGCCGTCCTGTGAACGACCCTATAAG CTGTCTGAGGTGTTGAACGTTCTGGTTCCTCTAATTGGCGACAAGTGTGAGATCCAGTGTGTCACAGACGACCAG GAACGGGAGGTGTGGTTTCAGGTGAAGATTCGTCTGTCTCGCAACATGACTGTGGGCTGTGCTCACCATGACTACAACCTGGGGACCACACCCATCTCCAAAGGACACCCCTGCCCATCTGAGGGCTCTTTCTACTTCTTCCCCATTGACCACCTGCGGCCGCTGCAACCCTGCGAATGA
- the supt5h gene encoding transcription elongation factor SPT5 isoform X3 → MSDSEDSDFSDNQSERSSDGEAEEVEEEEAASPVGSDKVAEEEGEDLDEDEYDEEEEEDDEDRPRKKPRHGGFILDEADVDDEYEDEEDQWEVGAEDILEKEEAEASNIDHVVLDDDHSGSRRLQNLWRDSREEALGEYYMRKYAKSSGGERYSRGSEELSDDITQQQLLPGVKDPNLWTVKCKIGEERTTAIALMRKFIAYQFTDTPLQIKSVVAPDHVKGYIYVESYKQTHVKAAIEGIGNLRMGLWNQQMVPIKEMTDVLKVVKEVTNLKPKSWVRLKRGLYKDDIAQVDYVEPSQNTISLKMIPRIDLDRIKAKMSLKDWFAKRKKFKRPAQRLFDAEKIRSLGGEVSHDGDFMIFEGNRYSRKGFLFKSFAMSAVITDGVKPTLSELEKFEDQPEGIDLEVVTESGKEREHNLQAGDNVEVCEGELINLQGKILSVDGNKITIMPKHEDLKDPLEFPAHELKKYFRMGDHVKVIAGRYEGDTGLIVRVEENFVILFSDLTMHELKVLPRDLQLCSETASGVDAGGQHEWGELVQLDPQTVGVIVRLERETFQVLNMHGKVLTVRHQAVNRKKDNRFAVALDSEQNNIHVKDIVKVIDGPHSGREGEIRHLFRGFAFLHCKKLVENGGMFVCKTRHLVLAGGSKPRDVTNFTVAGFAPMSPRISSPMHHGGGGAQQRGGGGGGMGRGRGRRDNELIGQTVRISQGPYKGYIGVVKDATESTARVELHSTCQTISVDRQRLTTMGAQKHTGMTSTHGRTPMYGSGSRTPMCGSQTPLHDGSRTPHSGSQTPLHDGSRTPGQSGAWDPNNPNTPSRNDEEYDFGYDDEPSPSPQGYGGTPNPQTPGYPEVPSPQVNNQYNPQTPGTPAMYNTEQYSPYAAPSPQGSYQPSPSPQSYHQVAPSPVGYQNTHSPASYHPTPSPMAYQASPSPSPVGYSPMTPGAPSPGGYNPHTPGSNIEQGGSDWVTTDIVVRVKDSFMDLMGQTGVIRSVTGGMCSVFMQESEKVVSVSSDHLEPVTPTKNDKVKVILGEHREATGILLSIDGDDGIVRKVLDKQLMILNLRFLGCLGH, encoded by the exons ATGTCTGACAGCGAGGACAGCGACTTCTCTGACAACCAGAGTGAGCGAAGCAGCGACGGTGAGGCCGAAGAGGTGGAGGAG GAGGAGGCGGCCAGTCCAGTGGGCAGTGACAAGGTAGCAGAGGAGGAGGGCGAGGACCTGGATGAGGACGAGtatgatgaagaggaggaggaagacgatgAGGACCGTCCAAGGAAGAAGCCGCGACATGGCGGGTTCATTCTGGACGAAGCTG ATGTGGACGATGAGTACGAGGACGAGGAAGATCAGTGGGAGGTAGGAGCGGAGGACATCCTGGAGAAGG AGGAGGCTGAAG CGTCCAACATCGACCACGTGGTCCTGGATGACGATCATTCTGGTTCCAGAAGGCTGCAGAACCTCTGGAG AGACTCACGAGAGGAGGCGCTGGGGGAATACTACATGAGGAAGTACGCCAAGTCCTCAGGAGGGGAGCG CTACTCTCGAGGGTCCGAGGAGCTctctgatgacatcacacagcagcagctACTTCCTGGAGTCAA GGATCCTAATCTGTGGACAGTCAAGTGTAAG ATTGGGGAGGAGAGGACAACAGCCATCGCGCTGATGAGGAAATTTATCGCCTATCAGTTTACTGATACA CCGCTCCAGATCAAGTCTGTGGTGGCCCCCGACCACGTGAAGGGCTACATCTACGTGGAATCCTACAAGCAGACGCATGTCAAAGCGGCCATCGAGGGCATCGGAAACCTTCGCATGGGCTTGTGGAACCAGCAGATGGTTCCCATCAAGGAAATGACGGACGTCCTTAAAGTGGTCAAAGAGGTCACCAACCTGAAGCCCAAATCCTGGGTCAGGCTCAAACGAGGCCTGTACAAAGACGACATTGCACAG GTGGACTACGTCGAGCCGAGCCAGAACACCATCTCCCTGAAGATGATCCCTCGCATTGACCTGGACCGCATCAAGGCCAAGATGAGCTTG aAAGACTGGTTTGCTAAGAGAAAGAAGTTCAAGAGACCTGCTCAGAGGCTGTTTGATGCTGAAAAGATCAG GTCGCTTGGAGGGGAAGTCAGCCATGACGGAGACTTCATGATCTTCGAGGGGAACCGTTACAGCCGCAAGGGATTCCTGTTCAAGAGCTTTGCCATGTCGGCTGTG ATAACAGACGGTGTGAAGCCCACTTTGTCAGAGCTGGAGAAGTTTGAAGACCAGCCAGAGGGAATTGATCTGGAGGTGGTCACAGAGTCAG gtaAGGAGCGTGAGCACAACTTGCAGGCCGGTGACAACGTGGAGGTGTGTGAGGGGGAGTTGATCAACCTGCAGGGAAAGATCCTGAGTGTGGACGGCAACAAGATCACCATCATGCCCAAGCATGAAGACCTGAAG GACCCCCTAGAGTTCCCAGCTCACGAGTTAAAGAAATACTTCCGCATGGGCGACCATGTGAAGGTGATTGCCGGGCGTTATGAAGGTGACACAGGTCTCATCGTACGAGTGGAGGAGAACTTCGTCATCCTCTTCTCTGACCTCACCATGCATGAG CTGAAGGTGTTGCCCAGAGATCTGCAGCTCTGCTCAGAAACGGCATCTGGCGTTGACGCGGGGGGTCAGCACGAGTGGGGAGAGCTGGTGCAGCTGGACCCGCAGACGGTGGGAGTCATTGTGCGGCTGGAGAGAGAGACGTTTCAG GTGTTGAACATGCACGGGAAAGTGCTGACGGTGCGCCACCAGGCTGTCAACCGCAAGAAGGACAACCGCTTTGCTGTGGCACTGGACTCGGAGCAGAACAATATCCACGTAAAAGACATCGTCAAGGTCATTGACGGCCCACACTCG GGGCGTGAAGGTGAGATTCGCCATCTTTTCCGAGGATTCGCTTTCCTGCATTGTAAGAAGCTTGTGGAGAACGGAGGAATGTTTGTATGCAAGACCCGGCACCTCGTTTTGGCTGGTGGCTCCAAG CCCAGAGACGTGACCAACTTCACAGTGGCAGGATTCGCTCCCATGAGCCCTCGTATCAGCAGCCCCATGCACCATGGCGGCGGCG GTGCACAGCAGCGAGGGGGAGGTGGAGGCGGTATGGGGCGAGGCCGAGGTCGAAGAGACAACGAACTGATCGGTCAGACAGTTCGCATCTCTCAGGGTCCTTATAAAG GTTACATTGGTGTGGTGAAGGACGCCACAGAGTCGACAGCCAGAGTGGAGCTTCACTCCACCTGTCAGACCATCTCAGTAGACAGACAGCGCTTAACCACCAT GGGCGCACAGAAACACACTGGAATGACTTCCACCCATGGGCGCACCCCCATGTACGGCTCAGGCTCCAGGACGCCTATGTGTGGCTCTCAGACGCCGCTGCATGACG GAAGCCGCACACCTCACAGCGGCTCGCAGACGCCACTGCATGATGGGAGCAGAACGCCTGGCCAGAGCGGAGCGTGGGACCCTAACAATCCCAACACACCCTCCAG GAACGATGAGGAGTACGACTTTGGCTATGATGACGAACCCTCGCCCTCCCCTCAGGGCTACGGGGGGACCCCCAACCCGCAGACACCAGGTTACCCAGAAGTCCCCTCCCCACAGGTCAACAATCAGTACAACCCTCAGACACCTGGCACACCTGCTAT GTACAACACAGAGCAATATTCCCCCTATGCTGCCCCCTCCCCTCAAGGCTCCTACCAGCCTAGTCCTAGTCCTCAGAGTTACCACCAGGTTGCACCCTCACCTGTAGGCTATCAGAACACACACTCTCCAGCCAGCTACCATCCAACCCCTTCACCCATGGCCTACCAG GCCAGTCCTAGTCCCAGTCCAGTCGGCTACAGCCCCATGACCCCCGGAGCGCCCTCTCCTGGTGGCTACAACCCTCACACGCCAGGTTCCAACATCGAGCAGGGTGGCAGTGACTGGGTGACCACCGACATCGTGGTTCGAGTCAAGGACTCATTTATGGACCTGATGGGACAGACAGGGGTCATCAGGAGTGTCACA GGCGGGATGTGCTCTGTGTTCATGCAGGAGTCCGAGAAGGTCGTCAGTGTCAGCAGCGACCACCTGGAGCCGGTCACCCCCACCAAGAACGACAAA GTGAAAGTCATTCTGGGAGAACACCGCGAGGCAACTGGGATCTTGCTGAGCATCGACGGCGACGACGGCATCGTACGCAAAGTGCTTGACAAGCAGCTGATGATCCTCAACCTGAGGTTCCTGGGATGTCTGGGTCACTga
- the triap1 gene encoding TP53-regulated inhibitor of apoptosis 1, protein MNSVGEACTDLKREYDQCFNRWFAEKFLKGERSGDPCTESFRVYQRCVQKAIKDKDIPVDGLDFMGPNKDKPES, encoded by the coding sequence ATGAACAGCGTGGGCGAAGCCTGCACGGACCTGAAGCGGGAGTACGACCAGTGTTTTAACCGCTGGTTCGCCGAGAAGTTCCTGAAGGGAGAGAGGAGCGGCGACCCATGCACGGAGAGTTTCCGGGTGTACCAGCGCTGCGTGCAGAAGGCCATCAAGGACAAGGACATCCCCGTCGACGGACTGGACTTCATGGGGCCCAACAAGGACAAGCCTGAGAGCTGA